CCCAGGCGGGTCGGCCCCCAACAAAGTTATCTTCAATGACCCACTGACTAAAGTCCTCACAGTACACGGGTACCTGATCATTCAACCCACTTCGGGCATTGAGCCGCTGGACGTCTTCGGGTAAGGTAACCGGGGTAATTCGGTCCACCATACTGCTGGGAAACGTCACGTGGCTTTTCACCCATTCGGCCAGCGAAGCATCCTGGGCTTCGATGAAACTTAGAAAGGCCTTCCGGGTTGTATGTCCGTTATGTTGCAGGTTGTCGCAGGATAGAATCGTCAGGCCCTGATGACCAGCCGCCTTACGCCTGCGTAGTCCTTCCGCAACAAACCCAAAAACGGTCTGGGGCTGAGTCGGAAACGCTAGGTCGTGTTTGACCCCTTCGTGCTCAAAATTAAAGGCCTGCGTCGCCTTATCCAGATTATAACCTCCTTCGGTAATCGTCAGTGTAAGGATGTGAATGGCTTCATCGGCCATTTTATTAAGTACTGCCTCCGGGTCTGAAACACCCCAGATCACTTCGATTAAAGACCCCATGACATACACTTGGTCCTGGCCCTCGCGTCCGCAGACGGTGAGTGAATATTCGCCCTTTTGTTGGGTTAACTTACCAACCAGGGTCTCATCCGAGGGTAGCAGGGCAACGCCGCAAATGCCCCAATGCCGCTGATCGGGCGACTCAAGAACCTGATGGGTATAAAACTCCTGATGGGCCCGGTGGAAGTTTCCTACGCCGATGTGCAGAATACCCGCCTGGATGTCCCGGCGGTCATAGCGGTACGAAATAACAGAGGTATGCATACGTGTGTTTTAGGTAGGATTCGTCAGTAGTATGCTAAAAACCGTATTCCATCCCAACGTAAGAAGGCCGGTAATTCTTAAAATCCTACCTTAGGAGATATATTGATGCATCGATGGGACGTCCTAGCCGTAAAGAGAATACCGTTCTTTTAACCCGGAAACGAGCCTGCCGGGCTTAGCTATCCACGATTCATTCCCTTTTTTCGGTGCAAATGTCCCCAGGCTACGAGGGCAGAAAGCACTTCCGCCAACGTTTCCGTATGGGCAGTTACTACGTATTTTACCAAAGGGGAAAGGTGCGGATACGCAGAGTCCTTATGTACCTCGTTTCATCCCATTAACCAGATCTGAGCTCGTCTTATGCCCCTTCATTACAAAGCTATTAAGTGGTATTTCCCGCCGACCTGTTCATCACAGCTACCCGAAGTCGAAGCGTTCAAGCAATCCTGAAGGCGCCTGAGATTCGATGAGTCACTGACTTAAGCCATAGGGGGTATGCAAGAGGCGGTTCAAAAAGGAAACGACGAACTAGTAAGCCCGGATTTAGATGAGGTCTTAGGTCGTAAACCAAAAACGGTGGAAACTTACCTCCATACCTTTTGCAGCCCAGCCTCAGAAAACAGGGATGGAAAGAGCCGGCTTCATGGCTTTCCCCAGGTTTTCATAACGCTGGAGAACGCCCAATACCACCGACCTTACCGGGAGCACCAGCCTCGAAGCAGGACACCCCTATAGGTCTGACCCAGACCTTGACCTTAGCCTGGCGCCCTATGCTTGAAGTGATCGGTTGCCAGATGCTTTCGTACGGGCATGTACCCTTCTACCCAGCCGTTTGAACAAATGAAAATAGGACGTTTGAACAAAGCCCCAAAATCAGCTACCCGCTACTTTTGTCCGCCGAAGGTAATAAACACTAATCAACCATGAAAGAACTGAAAAATGTACTCATTACCGGTGCTGCGGGTGGCTTTGGCGGCGTTATTATTGAAGCTTTACGTAAGGAAGGCTATACCGTAACCGGCGCAATGCGAGATAGTAATGGCCGCAATAAAGCGGTGGCTGAAACCTTACGCAGCCAGGGAGTAACGATCGTTGAAATCGATGTAACCCGTGATGAAAGCGTGGCATTGGGCGTGCAGCAGGCAGCAGCACACATGGGAAGTATTGATATTCTGATCAATAACGCAGGCTTGGGCGCGGGCGGGATTCAGGAAGGATTTACGGCCGATGATTGGAAAAAAGTGTTTGACGTGAACGTGTTCGGTGTCCAACGCATGACGCGGGCGGTCTTGCCCTATATGAAACAGCGGCAGCGCGGGCTTTTAATTCTGATTTCGAGTCTGAGTGCCCGGCTTTCTGTACCTTTTCAGGGTCCTTACAGTCCTTCCAAATGGGCGGCTGAAGCATTAGCCGAAAGCTATCGCCTGGAAGTATCCCATTTGGGTATTGAAACCTGCATTATTGAGCCGGGTGGGTTCCCTACGGCGTTCATCGGTTCTTTGTTGCAACCTAGCGATCAGGAACGCGCGTTGGATTACGGAGCCATTAATCAATTGCCGGCCACCTTACTAGCCTCCTTAAAAGGGGTGTTTGAAGCCAACCCCGAGCAACGGCCTGAATTAGTTGCCGAAGCCCTGGTGAATCTGCTCAAATTGCCGCACGGCAAGCGTCCTGTGCGCACGGAAGTAGACCGCATGTTTATGGGTGATCTGGTTGCTCCCTTGAATGAACAACTGGAAAAAGCGAACGAAAAAGTGTACGAGGCCTTTCAGATGAGTCACTTAATGCACGTAAAAAATTAGGAAAGTGAACCAACGAACGTTGGTTCACTTTCCTAATTTTTGTAAATTGAATCGATGGAAAAGCGGTTAAAAGATCCGGCGGCGGAAGTAGTACTGGCTTGTTTGGAAGAAAAATATTTGAAAAATGAAGTCTTACTAGAAGATCATTGCTTCGTTCGGATCCTCTCGGGTGAGTTGAAAATCATTCAAACCAATTCCCGCCAGGTTTTTGGACCCGGTGCTACCATCCTGCTGCCCCGACGTCAACTTTCAACGGTGATTCAGTACCCGAAAGATAATCAGGCCTATAAGTGCGTGCTTATTATTCTTAGGAATGAACGACTCAAAGAATACTATTCCCGAAATCCTGCGGTTGAAAGAAATGAACGTTCGTCAGCATTGATAGCTTATGAGCACCATCCCCTATTGGAGAGTTACTTTGCTTCTTTAGAGCCCTATCTGGAATGGAGGCAGGAATGGCCGGAAAAGCTAATCGCGTTGAAAATCGAGGAAGTACTAACGATTTTACGTACCATTGATGCAGGGATCGATGCTTTTTTAGCCGATTTTTCAGAACCGGGCAAAATTGATCTTGCTTCGTTTATGGAGCATAATTACAGGTTTAATATGCCTTTGGAAAAATTTAGCCATCTGACGGGAAGAAGCCTGACAACCTTTAAGCGTGATTTTCAAAAAATATATAAAACTACTCCCCAGCGCTGGCTCACGCAGAAACGGTTGCAGTTGGCCTATTTTCTACTTTCAGAAAGCAAACAAAAACCCGTAGAGGTTTACCGGGAAGTAGGTTTTGAAAACTTGTCGCATTTTTCGTATGCTTTCAAGAAACAGTTTGGGTATGCTCCCAAAACCTTAGGATAGCTGCCCTGACCTCCCGTCGATCCAGCGCTGGAAATACGCGTTGCTCGCGTTTATTTTTGCTTAGTTTAGCCCACAGCCATTTGGCAGGGACAGCCTGTCATTTCGCTTCCCTATACGCCGCTTCTTCAGGCTTCGGCCCAATTTGAGAGGGGCAATCCTCACTGTAATAAGTTATTATGTACCCGCTTGATTGACCTCTACCTCTTTACAGATCCGGCGTTTGTCCAGATCAGAGCCTGACAGACCTTCCCGGCCATTACCCTCCCGATCAAAAAACGTCACTAATGCCAGCTAATACCCAGGGTAGCAGTTGAAACCGCATTTTCCGCGGCGTAGCGTTCAGTCGTGATCTCATCTGGCCATTCCGAAGCGGAGGTATTCATAGGGGTAGTGCGGGACGGAGGGGTTATGTTATTAAACGGGTGCGTTTATACAACTGAGTTTTCTCCGTCGGCTTCCTCTGTCAGCGTATCCAGAATTTCCTGCCATTTGGCCTGTAGCAGGCGT
This portion of the Siphonobacter curvatus genome encodes:
- a CDS encoding mannitol dehydrogenase family protein: MHTSVISYRYDRRDIQAGILHIGVGNFHRAHQEFYTHQVLESPDQRHWGICGVALLPSDETLVGKLTQQKGEYSLTVCGREGQDQVYVMGSLIEVIWGVSDPEAVLNKMADEAIHILTLTITEGGYNLDKATQAFNFEHEGVKHDLAFPTQPQTVFGFVAEGLRRRKAAGHQGLTILSCDNLQHNGHTTRKAFLSFIEAQDASLAEWVKSHVTFPSSMVDRITPVTLPEDVQRLNARSGLNDQVPVYCEDFSQWVIEDNFVGGRPAWERAGVEFTEDVSAYETMKLSLLNASHTLLSYPAFLAGYRKVDDAMHDPVFVQFVQNFMDRDVTPYVPAPGNTNLELYKQTLVERFANRSVSDQLSRLCFDGISKFPVYILPNLAHMIRDQKDLTRLAFLFASYRHYLKYKTDDSGEAFAIAEPWLTSEDERVIASEDPVEFLALSAFQSLNLESVKDFVGPYRAFAKRIQGEGVKVTLDSILH
- a CDS encoding SDR family NAD(P)-dependent oxidoreductase; protein product: MKELKNVLITGAAGGFGGVIIEALRKEGYTVTGAMRDSNGRNKAVAETLRSQGVTIVEIDVTRDESVALGVQQAAAHMGSIDILINNAGLGAGGIQEGFTADDWKKVFDVNVFGVQRMTRAVLPYMKQRQRGLLILISSLSARLSVPFQGPYSPSKWAAEALAESYRLEVSHLGIETCIIEPGGFPTAFIGSLLQPSDQERALDYGAINQLPATLLASLKGVFEANPEQRPELVAEALVNLLKLPHGKRPVRTEVDRMFMGDLVAPLNEQLEKANEKVYEAFQMSHLMHVKN
- a CDS encoding helix-turn-helix domain-containing protein, with translation MEKRLKDPAAEVVLACLEEKYLKNEVLLEDHCFVRILSGELKIIQTNSRQVFGPGATILLPRRQLSTVIQYPKDNQAYKCVLIILRNERLKEYYSRNPAVERNERSSALIAYEHHPLLESYFASLEPYLEWRQEWPEKLIALKIEEVLTILRTIDAGIDAFLADFSEPGKIDLASFMEHNYRFNMPLEKFSHLTGRSLTTFKRDFQKIYKTTPQRWLTQKRLQLAYFLLSESKQKPVEVYREVGFENLSHFSYAFKKQFGYAPKTLG